From the Salinimicrobium tongyeongense genome, one window contains:
- a CDS encoding LacI family DNA-binding transcriptional regulator: MKPKLTLKQIARELDVSVSTVSKALRDSPEISDDTRQKIQAFAKLYNYKPNNIALSLKNRRTKTIGLVLPEIVHDFFATVISGVEEVANKRGYNVLICLSNNSFDREVINLEMLANGSIDGFILSVAKETQQKGDYHHLEEVISQGMPVVMVDRVVNDIICDKVIIDDSDGARDAVQQLIDNGCRKIAIITTVDYISVGKLRTEGYLRALRNNDLEAEEDLILKIEDVENSHEEIAEFLSEREVDGIFAVNEQFATSAVKAVISQGLSVPDDVLVFSFSDGELSRRFIPSLSTVNQHGAEMGAKAADLLLDRIEKTTTDEKFQTAIVKTSLIERESTQKRKTLTV; the protein is encoded by the coding sequence ATGAAGCCAAAACTTACCCTTAAGCAGATTGCCCGAGAACTTGACGTCTCAGTCTCAACAGTTTCAAAAGCCTTACGTGACAGTCCCGAAATTAGTGACGATACACGCCAAAAAATACAGGCTTTTGCCAAGCTCTATAATTACAAGCCCAACAACATTGCCCTAAGCCTTAAAAACCGAAGGACAAAAACCATTGGTTTGGTACTGCCCGAAATAGTTCATGATTTTTTTGCAACCGTGATTAGCGGGGTAGAGGAAGTGGCAAACAAACGCGGGTATAACGTTCTCATCTGTTTATCAAACAATTCCTTTGACAGGGAGGTGATCAACCTCGAAATGCTGGCTAATGGAAGTATAGACGGTTTCATACTTTCTGTAGCCAAGGAAACCCAGCAAAAAGGGGATTATCACCACCTCGAAGAGGTAATAAGTCAGGGCATGCCTGTGGTGATGGTAGACAGGGTGGTAAATGATATTATTTGTGACAAGGTGATCATAGACGACAGTGACGGTGCCCGAGACGCGGTTCAGCAACTTATAGATAACGGGTGCCGAAAAATAGCAATTATTACCACGGTTGATTATATAAGTGTGGGAAAATTAAGAACCGAAGGTTATCTACGCGCACTTCGGAATAATGACCTGGAAGCTGAAGAAGATCTCATCCTGAAGATTGAAGATGTGGAAAACAGCCATGAAGAAATAGCCGAATTTCTTTCTGAAAGAGAGGTAGACGGGATTTTTGCGGTAAATGAACAATTTGCTACAAGTGCGGTAAAGGCAGTAATAAGTCAGGGGCTGTCTGTCCCAGACGATGTTCTTGTCTTCAGCTTTTCTGACGGAGAATTGTCCCGAAGGTTTATTCCAAGCCTGAGTACCGTAAACCAGCACGGTGCCGAAATGGGTGCAAAAGCGGCCGATTTGCTGCTTGACAGGATTGAAAAAACTACTACAGATGAGAAATTCCAGACTGCCATAGTGAAAACCAGCCTTATAGAACGGGAGTCGACACAAAAGAGAAAAACGCTCACTGTTTAA
- a CDS encoding SusC/RagA family TonB-linked outer membrane protein produces MRTFIKSTLLMLLMPMSFFAQSTVSGIVTERDTGMPIPGANIVIRGTTTGTTTNFDGEYTLDGVNLDDVIVISYIGFAPQQIPYTGQETINVQLAPDTAILEEVVLIGYGSTRRQDATGAVQQISTEEFNQGAIVSPEQLIQGKSAGVQITSGSGAPGGGTEIRIRGGSSLSANNSPLIVVDGVPLDQRGVQGVRNQLNAINPNEIQDFVVLKDASATAIYGSRASNGVILITTKKGKKNSDLKFEYDLKASVGEVVETVDVLNAEQFRNLIETTPGTDVGLLGDANTNWQDEIYQTSVGAIHNLTVSQGLENFYYRVNFNHTSQTGVLRTDTYERNALNTAFNYDLLDNDLKLTLTAKGSIDRNNFADEGAIGAAVNFDPTKPVYDENSNYGGFYEWTNNKGVALQQATRNPVALLLQREDEGKTKRLITNFNIDYRIPFVDDLKFNLNAGLDYSENDGFNIRPTSSAVVLQDIADEEVYWGMNRNQLLDFYFNYKPYVESLSTAFDFTVGHSYQEFFISSQQRYTDAAVEGNWVLNPITVDRNALESYFARASFDIADKYLISGSYRMDGSSRFSEDNRWSSFPAVSLGWKINNEDFLKDSGVLSELKLRAGYGVTGNQEIGSNYGYMGIYTPSERGASYQFGDRFYQTLRPEEYDKDLKWEELQTYNVGIDFGFLNDRLTGSVDAYHRTTENLLAEVPVPAGANLSDRLITNVGETVSKGLEIGLNGDIIRSDKMNWSLNYNITFQDLEITKLSLGEDPNFFIPKGEISGGVGNMIQIWKKGIDPTTFFVYRQVYDPNGEPIEGAYVDVNGDNTITEIDRQPYKKGSPDFYMGLSSNFNYKDFDFSFTWRGSFGGYMYNNMQSATGFRGAGTVTPQPYYSNFNSNVLETDFNESQFFSDYYVQSADFVKLDNVSIGYLIAGEKVDFRASLTASNVLTITDYDGLDPEISGGIDNNFYPRPRTYTLGLNLTF; encoded by the coding sequence ATGAGAACATTTATTAAAAGCACATTGCTCATGTTATTGATGCCAATGAGCTTTTTTGCTCAATCTACTGTTAGCGGTATTGTTACCGAAAGGGATACAGGGATGCCTATTCCCGGCGCTAACATAGTAATTAGAGGTACCACTACCGGTACCACAACTAATTTTGATGGGGAATACACCCTTGACGGCGTGAATCTCGATGATGTGATAGTAATATCATACATAGGCTTCGCTCCACAACAGATTCCCTATACAGGGCAGGAAACCATCAACGTACAACTTGCCCCCGATACAGCTATACTTGAAGAAGTAGTCTTAATTGGTTACGGTTCCACAAGAAGGCAGGATGCCACCGGGGCCGTTCAACAAATTTCCACCGAAGAATTTAACCAGGGAGCCATTGTTTCTCCAGAACAATTGATTCAGGGGAAATCGGCCGGGGTTCAAATTACTTCGGGTAGCGGTGCACCCGGAGGTGGAACAGAGATCAGGATTCGTGGTGGTTCATCCCTATCGGCCAACAACTCTCCACTTATAGTGGTTGATGGTGTGCCTTTAGACCAAAGAGGTGTACAGGGAGTAAGAAACCAGCTCAATGCTATTAACCCTAATGAGATCCAGGATTTTGTGGTACTTAAAGATGCTTCGGCAACTGCCATCTACGGTTCTAGGGCTTCTAACGGGGTTATTCTTATCACCACCAAAAAAGGTAAAAAGAATTCAGACCTCAAGTTTGAGTATGACCTTAAAGCTTCAGTTGGAGAGGTAGTAGAAACCGTTGATGTTCTAAATGCCGAACAATTCAGAAACCTGATTGAAACTACTCCCGGTACCGATGTTGGCCTCTTGGGAGATGCTAATACCAACTGGCAGGATGAGATCTACCAAACTTCGGTGGGTGCAATTCACAACCTTACGGTCTCACAGGGTCTTGAAAATTTCTACTATCGTGTCAACTTTAACCATACCTCACAAACCGGAGTTTTAAGAACCGATACTTATGAGAGAAATGCGTTAAACACTGCTTTCAATTATGATCTTCTAGACAACGATCTTAAACTTACCCTTACTGCCAAGGGAAGTATTGACCGTAACAACTTTGCTGATGAAGGCGCTATTGGTGCCGCAGTAAACTTTGATCCTACCAAGCCTGTATATGATGAAAACAGCAACTATGGAGGATTCTATGAGTGGACAAACAACAAAGGAGTGGCTTTACAACAGGCTACACGTAACCCGGTTGCCCTTTTGCTTCAACGTGAAGATGAAGGAAAAACCAAACGTTTGATCACAAACTTTAACATTGATTACAGGATTCCGTTTGTAGATGACTTAAAATTCAACCTGAACGCAGGTCTTGATTATTCTGAAAATGACGGGTTTAATATACGCCCTACAAGTTCTGCAGTCGTGCTTCAGGACATTGCAGATGAAGAGGTCTATTGGGGAATGAACAGAAACCAGTTACTGGATTTCTATTTCAACTATAAACCTTACGTTGAATCTTTAAGCACTGCTTTTGATTTTACAGTAGGACATTCTTACCAGGAGTTCTTTATCTCCAGCCAGCAGAGATATACCGATGCTGCCGTAGAAGGAAACTGGGTACTAAACCCTATTACCGTTGACAGAAATGCCCTTGAATCTTACTTCGCAAGAGCAAGTTTTGACATAGCCGACAAATACCTGATTTCTGGTAGTTATCGTATGGACGGTTCTTCAAGGTTTAGCGAAGATAACCGTTGGAGCTCCTTCCCTGCCGTATCTTTAGGCTGGAAGATCAACAATGAAGATTTCCTTAAAGATTCAGGAGTACTTTCTGAATTAAAACTAAGGGCAGGTTACGGGGTAACCGGTAACCAGGAAATTGGATCTAACTACGGTTATATGGGGATCTATACCCCTAGTGAAAGAGGTGCCAGCTACCAGTTTGGAGATCGTTTTTACCAAACCCTTAGGCCAGAAGAATACGATAAAGACCTAAAATGGGAAGAGCTGCAAACCTATAACGTGGGTATTGATTTTGGATTCCTTAATGACAGGTTAACAGGTAGCGTTGATGCTTACCACAGAACTACCGAAAACCTGTTGGCTGAAGTACCGGTTCCTGCAGGTGCAAACCTATCTGACCGTTTGATCACCAACGTTGGTGAAACAGTGAGCAAGGGTCTTGAGATTGGATTGAATGGGGATATTATAAGATCAGATAAGATGAACTGGTCCCTTAATTACAACATCACCTTCCAGGATCTTGAAATTACAAAATTGTCACTGGGAGAAGATCCAAACTTTTTTATCCCTAAAGGAGAAATAAGCGGTGGTGTTGGTAACATGATCCAAATCTGGAAAAAAGGAATTGACCCTACTACTTTCTTTGTGTACAGACAGGTTTATGACCCAAATGGAGAGCCAATTGAAGGTGCATATGTTGATGTTAACGGAGACAATACCATTACGGAAATTGATCGTCAACCTTACAAAAAAGGTTCACCCGATTTCTATATGGGCTTAAGCAGTAACTTCAACTATAAAGATTTCGACTTTAGTTTTACCTGGAGGGGAAGCTTTGGAGGTTACATGTACAACAACATGCAGTCTGCTACAGGGTTTAGAGGCGCCGGAACTGTTACTCCGCAACCTTACTACTCGAACTTTAACTCAAACGTTCTAGAGACCGACTTCAATGAAAGCCAGTTCTTCTCAGATTACTATGTGCAAAGTGCCGATTTTGTGAAGCTTGATAACGTATCTATCGGGTACCTAATCGCAGGAGAAAAAGTAGACTTCCGTGCTTCTTTAACAGCCAGCAACGTTTTGACCATTACAGATTATGACGGTCTTGATCCCGAGATCTCTGGCGGTATAGATAACAACTTCTATCCAAGGCCCAGAACCTATACTTTAGGTCTTAATCTAACATTTTAG
- a CDS encoding RagB/SusD family nutrient uptake outer membrane protein, with the protein MNNKIKSFFLIFLSLTVLGSCESELDLQPEDNRKVPGQLLDDSAAYKQFLAKLYAGLAVSGQEGPAGNPDLLGLDEGFSQYMRLYWMLQELPTDEALIGWNDGTIADLHGQNWTSGNEFIRTMYSRILYQIAQANEYIRQSSDANLSANGIEESEMAEIQQFRAEARFLRALSYYHAMDLYGNPPFITEDSPVGAFLPEQIQRAELFDYIESELLDIEGKVVAAGQNEYGRADQAAVWTLLAKLYLNAEVYTGTPRYDDVLTYSQKVIDAGFTLVDDYQKLFLADNDVNGAQNEIIFPIRFDGLNTNSYGGLTFIIHASVGGDMDPEEFGVNSGWAGLRTTPEFVSLFPDGADSADEREMFYTEGQSLEINSISSFTDGYAVGKYKNVDVNGNQGSDATGEHVDTDFPLFRLGDVYLMYAEAAFRTNTNMSQAVDYINELRERAYGEGNGLISASAINNNFLINERGRELYWEAHRRTDLIRFNRFTENGVWAWKGDVPQGTTTAPYRNIFPIPASDLGVNTNLTQNPGY; encoded by the coding sequence ATGAACAATAAAATAAAATCATTCTTTCTCATCTTCCTCAGCCTTACAGTTCTGGGATCTTGTGAGAGTGAACTAGATCTACAGCCTGAAGACAACAGGAAAGTACCGGGCCAGTTACTAGATGATTCGGCTGCTTACAAACAGTTCCTGGCAAAATTGTATGCCGGTCTTGCAGTGAGCGGGCAGGAAGGCCCTGCAGGTAATCCAGACCTTTTGGGACTGGACGAAGGCTTCTCTCAATACATGCGCCTCTACTGGATGCTCCAGGAGCTACCTACAGATGAAGCCCTAATTGGCTGGAATGATGGTACTATTGCCGATTTACACGGGCAGAACTGGACTTCAGGAAACGAATTTATTCGAACCATGTACTCCAGGATCCTCTATCAAATTGCACAGGCCAATGAATATATTCGCCAGTCTAGTGATGCCAATCTAAGTGCCAATGGAATTGAAGAATCTGAAATGGCCGAAATTCAGCAGTTTAGGGCAGAAGCAAGGTTCCTTAGAGCCTTGAGCTACTATCACGCGATGGATCTCTATGGAAACCCTCCTTTTATTACTGAAGACAGCCCGGTGGGTGCTTTTCTTCCGGAACAAATCCAGAGAGCCGAACTCTTTGATTATATTGAGAGCGAACTTCTTGATATAGAAGGTAAAGTAGTAGCTGCAGGCCAGAATGAATATGGGCGTGCAGACCAGGCTGCTGTTTGGACCCTTCTTGCCAAACTTTACCTTAATGCAGAAGTTTATACCGGTACTCCAAGATACGACGATGTACTCACCTATTCTCAAAAAGTAATAGATGCAGGTTTCACCCTAGTAGACGATTACCAGAAACTCTTCCTTGCCGATAATGATGTTAACGGGGCTCAAAACGAGATCATTTTCCCCATTAGGTTTGACGGACTTAACACTAACTCTTACGGCGGACTCACCTTTATCATTCACGCCTCTGTTGGTGGGGATATGGACCCTGAAGAATTTGGAGTGAACTCTGGGTGGGCAGGTCTAAGAACAACTCCCGAATTTGTAAGCCTGTTTCCTGATGGAGCAGATTCTGCCGATGAAAGGGAAATGTTCTATACTGAAGGCCAAAGCCTTGAAATCAACAGCATAAGCAGCTTTACAGATGGTTATGCAGTTGGTAAGTACAAGAACGTAGATGTAAATGGCAACCAGGGAAGCGATGCTACCGGAGAACATGTAGATACAGATTTCCCACTGTTCAGGCTGGGTGACGTATACCTCATGTATGCCGAAGCTGCTTTCAGAACCAATACCAATATGTCTCAGGCCGTTGATTATATCAATGAACTAAGGGAAAGAGCTTATGGAGAAGGTAACGGGCTTATCTCAGCAAGTGCCATTAACAACAACTTCCTAATCAACGAACGCGGAAGGGAGTTATATTGGGAAGCACACAGAAGAACAGACCTCATCCGTTTCAACCGTTTTACTGAAAATGGCGTGTGGGCATGGAAAGGTGATGTTCCTCAGGGAACAACCACCGCTCCCTACAGAAACATCTTCCCTATCCCTGCTTCCGATCTGGGAGTAAACACCAACTTAACACAAAACCCAGGATACTAA
- a CDS encoding SusE domain-containing protein: MKKLSIVLLAFVALVGFNACSSDDDVVFIAQPDPEGISFVNTFSPEYVLTSSTAENTVERFVWNEINLDVPTNINYDVLASASEEMSDPALLGSTAGTNLAVKVKQFMTFATNELGLDKDPTTEAPNSGTMYVQVVATAGTAGEMIHASEVHSINIVIPEDTGDEEVELPKIYMVGNFQAAGGYGKDWTPQDGVPLAASGEGKTDFEGFVYINAESPEFKFLPTNTVWDGDYGDAGTEAGGFTGSLVQEGEVNAGTPDGTGGYYLVKVNTDALTYSLTKVDFGVIGNATPTAWDSDTDMQYNPETKLWTVTMDLTQQEAPDNGLKFRANDAWDIEFGDNDADGTLDLKGANIGVPESGNFTITMDLSNPRNYTYSLNKN; encoded by the coding sequence ATGAAAAAATTATCAATAGTACTATTAGCTTTTGTCGCTCTTGTAGGTTTTAACGCCTGTTCGAGTGATGATGATGTGGTATTCATCGCACAACCAGACCCAGAAGGAATCTCCTTTGTCAATACATTCTCACCAGAATACGTATTGACCAGTTCTACAGCTGAAAACACTGTAGAACGATTTGTGTGGAATGAAATAAACCTTGATGTGCCTACAAACATTAATTATGATGTCTTGGCGTCTGCTTCTGAAGAAATGTCAGATCCGGCACTGTTGGGAAGTACAGCAGGAACAAACCTCGCAGTAAAAGTGAAACAATTTATGACTTTTGCTACTAATGAGCTGGGTCTGGATAAAGATCCAACCACCGAGGCTCCAAACTCGGGCACTATGTATGTGCAGGTTGTAGCTACTGCCGGTACAGCAGGTGAAATGATACACGCTTCAGAAGTGCATTCCATAAATATAGTTATTCCTGAAGATACAGGTGACGAAGAAGTAGAGCTGCCTAAAATTTATATGGTAGGTAACTTCCAGGCTGCCGGTGGTTACGGTAAAGACTGGACTCCTCAGGATGGAGTGCCTTTAGCTGCATCTGGTGAAGGTAAAACTGATTTTGAAGGTTTTGTATACATCAATGCTGAATCTCCAGAATTTAAATTTCTTCCAACTAACACAGTATGGGATGGAGATTATGGAGATGCAGGTACAGAAGCAGGAGGCTTTACAGGGTCTCTTGTTCAGGAAGGGGAAGTAAATGCTGGTACACCAGACGGTACCGGTGGGTATTACCTTGTAAAAGTTAATACAGATGCTCTCACCTACTCTCTTACTAAAGTTGACTTTGGTGTTATAGGCAACGCAACTCCTACAGCTTGGGATTCAGACACCGATATGCAATACAATCCTGAAACCAAACTTTGGACTGTAACCATGGATCTTACCCAGCAGGAAGCTCCAGACAACGGATTAAAATTTAGAGCAAATGATGCCTGGGACATCGAATTCGGTGACAACGATGCTGATGGAACGTTAGATCTAAAAGGAGCAAATATTGGAGTGCCAGAGAGCGGCAACTTCACTATCACTATGGATTTAAGCAATCCAAGAAATTACACGTACAGCCTGAATAAAAACTAG
- a CDS encoding alpha-amylase: protein MKKSKFLYPFLFSLFALGACSSDDDSGEPDQGKEPVNPPPVEAQPINLADYDNGTGVMMQAFYWDVEPRHEWWNVISEKIEGWANAGVNRIWLPPASKGQSGGYSMGYDPSDYYDLGEYLQHETTETRFGSREELDNLIAAAHSNEIEVIADIVLNHNSGGGKEWNPYVQDSTYTLFDEAHGNASGMFNRTWEDFHPNSTSEYDSGYFLGQDLDHDVQHVQDWLWLNENSVAKYYKNNVGFDGWRFDFVKGFAPWVVKDWMESVGGFGVAELWDGNPNVLENYIEKTGISVFDFSTFYKLDEALDRYNDLTYLTQDMLWKTHPEKAVTFTANHDTEKDSNEDNFISKENKLMAYAYILTHPGYPTIFYSDYENPAFQSQLKQLMLINNSIANGEVEVLFADNDEYIMKRARTASNPGLILYLNLNGNIKFKEVDTDWNMAPLMDYSGNIDYTPTTDENGNVSLRAPANGYAIYSIMK from the coding sequence ATGAAAAAATCTAAATTTTTATATCCTTTCCTCTTTTCCCTGTTCGCCCTGGGAGCATGTTCCTCAGATGATGATTCGGGGGAGCCAGATCAAGGAAAAGAACCGGTAAACCCGCCTCCTGTCGAAGCGCAGCCAATAAACCTGGCAGATTATGACAATGGTACCGGGGTTATGATGCAGGCCTTTTACTGGGATGTAGAACCAAGACATGAATGGTGGAATGTAATTTCCGAAAAAATTGAGGGATGGGCTAATGCAGGTGTGAATCGCATCTGGCTTCCGCCTGCTTCAAAAGGGCAATCTGGTGGCTATTCTATGGGTTATGACCCTTCAGATTATTATGACCTGGGAGAATATCTTCAGCATGAAACCACCGAAACCCGTTTTGGTTCCAGAGAAGAACTCGACAACCTAATTGCCGCTGCTCACAGCAACGAAATTGAAGTGATTGCCGATATCGTTCTTAACCATAATTCGGGTGGAGGTAAAGAATGGAACCCTTACGTACAGGATTCTACCTACACGCTTTTCGACGAAGCTCACGGCAATGCTTCAGGAATGTTTAACCGTACCTGGGAAGATTTTCATCCCAACAGTACCAGTGAGTACGACAGCGGATATTTTCTTGGACAGGATCTTGACCACGATGTACAACATGTGCAAGACTGGCTATGGCTTAATGAGAATTCCGTTGCTAAATATTACAAGAACAACGTAGGTTTTGACGGCTGGCGCTTTGATTTTGTCAAAGGTTTCGCCCCATGGGTGGTAAAAGACTGGATGGAATCTGTAGGCGGATTTGGGGTTGCAGAGCTATGGGATGGAAATCCTAACGTTCTGGAAAACTACATTGAAAAAACTGGAATTTCAGTATTCGACTTTTCCACCTTTTACAAACTGGATGAAGCTTTAGACAGGTACAATGATCTTACCTATTTAACCCAGGATATGTTGTGGAAAACCCATCCTGAAAAAGCAGTGACCTTCACTGCCAACCATGATACCGAAAAGGATTCAAATGAAGATAACTTCATATCAAAAGAGAATAAATTGATGGCCTACGCTTATATCCTTACACATCCGGGATATCCAACAATCTTTTATTCAGATTATGAGAATCCAGCTTTTCAAAGCCAGTTAAAGCAGTTAATGCTCATCAATAATTCTATTGCAAACGGAGAAGTAGAAGTGCTGTTCGCCGATAATGATGAATACATCATGAAAAGAGCCCGTACTGCGAGTAATCCGGGATTGATACTTTACCTCAACCTTAACGGAAACATTAAGTTCAAAGAGGTTGATACAGACTGGAACATGGCACCTTTAATGGATTACAGCGGTAATATTGACTATACCCCAACTACCGATGAAAATGGAAATGTGAGCCTACGTGCCCCCGCCAACGGTTACGCCATTTACTCGATAATGAAATAA
- a CDS encoding cellulase family glycosylhydrolase: MNNLRFIIFLALSIAVANQVVAQTVKNGRKGDVFVDDSGVMRWGHNKEEVKGFGVNYSVPFAHAFRSGKKMGADLKKEMQNDVYHFSRLGFDLYRIHIWDTEISDAEGNLLKNEHLDHFDFLISELKQRGINFVLTPIAYWGGGWPEPDLETPGFSHKYGKEGSLTHPDAIKAQENYLAQFLEHVNPYTGIAYKDEPNVIAFEISNEPHHRERPEKVQEFIERMIASMKSTGTKKPIFYNVTHSIQLAETYAKAGIDGGTFQWYPTGLGFGKELEGNLLPNVNNYEIPFEEVWEENGLAKLVYEFDAADVMKSYIYPAMARSFRQAGIQVGTHFAYDPTFMAAYNTEYDTHYMNLAYTPSKALALMISGEIFHQLPMNKVLGKYPANLNFGNFSISYEKDLAEMNSEEKFIYTNTTESRPKNIKKLKQIAGVGNSSVVNYEGKGAYFLDKLEKGVWRLEVMPDAVLVENPFGNNSLKKTLAVIKHAEWAMKVILPDLGPDFSINGLNSGNEVSKNASESGFSIKPGTYILVKNGKKSRSSYKGWSERDFTAFVAPKTTVERTYLVHEAVPTLTEGEKHEISAEIVSNKPVEKVEAWFRNGNTYESVQFQQKEAYNFAAAVPEKLLKKGFLEYRIIVSTSEGTNTFPGGQKGNPGEWDFDPDAPYRIRIVEPEAPVYLFNASEDSGNVVASWLPTLNTVPAAHPGEAEFRVNVEKLFEVDPENTEAEPVYDYSFRYNFNRKVAGREEALEDKTRLIFKEKALNDKPVKLQVALVMDSGRSFGKVIELQPEIQEYEIALSELQPVKTVTLPRPYPSFLPLYMEHNIQEEFDLKDAESLQFSIGPELSETEQQEQHGVGIVSVRLE, encoded by the coding sequence ATGAATAATCTTAGATTTATAATTTTCCTGGCCCTGAGTATCGCAGTGGCGAATCAGGTCGTGGCGCAGACTGTCAAAAATGGCAGAAAAGGAGATGTTTTTGTAGATGACAGCGGCGTGATGCGCTGGGGTCATAATAAAGAGGAGGTGAAAGGGTTTGGAGTGAATTATTCTGTGCCTTTTGCCCATGCTTTTCGGTCTGGTAAGAAAATGGGGGCGGACCTTAAAAAGGAGATGCAGAACGATGTTTACCATTTTTCCCGACTGGGTTTTGACCTGTACCGCATTCACATCTGGGACACCGAAATAAGTGATGCAGAGGGGAATCTTCTAAAAAATGAGCATCTTGACCATTTTGATTTCCTAATCAGTGAACTCAAGCAACGCGGAATCAATTTCGTGCTCACGCCCATTGCCTATTGGGGCGGTGGCTGGCCGGAACCCGATCTCGAAACACCCGGTTTTTCTCACAAATACGGAAAAGAGGGCAGCCTCACTCATCCCGATGCCATTAAAGCCCAGGAGAATTACCTGGCCCAGTTCCTGGAGCACGTGAATCCTTACACCGGTATTGCCTACAAAGACGAACCCAATGTAATAGCTTTTGAAATAAGCAATGAGCCGCACCACCGGGAGCGTCCTGAGAAGGTGCAGGAATTTATTGAGAGGATGATTGCCTCCATGAAATCTACCGGTACCAAAAAGCCCATTTTCTATAACGTGACCCATAGCATTCAGCTGGCTGAAACTTATGCAAAAGCCGGGATAGACGGCGGGACGTTCCAGTGGTATCCCACGGGACTGGGCTTTGGAAAAGAACTGGAGGGCAATCTCCTGCCCAACGTGAACAATTATGAGATTCCGTTTGAGGAGGTGTGGGAGGAAAACGGACTGGCAAAACTGGTTTACGAATTTGATGCGGCCGATGTCATGAAAAGCTACATATATCCGGCCATGGCGAGAAGCTTCAGGCAGGCCGGGATCCAGGTAGGCACCCATTTTGCCTACGACCCTACTTTTATGGCAGCTTATAACACCGAATACGACACGCATTACATGAACCTCGCCTACACGCCCTCAAAAGCCCTGGCGTTGATGATTAGCGGTGAAATTTTTCACCAGTTGCCAATGAATAAGGTTTTGGGCAAATATCCTGCTAATCTCAACTTCGGAAATTTCAGCATAAGCTATGAGAAAGATCTTGCTGAAATGAATTCCGAAGAAAAATTTATTTACACCAATACTACTGAAAGCCGTCCGAAAAACATCAAAAAACTGAAGCAGATAGCAGGCGTTGGAAATTCTTCGGTAGTGAACTATGAAGGAAAAGGAGCTTATTTTCTTGATAAGCTTGAAAAAGGTGTATGGCGGCTGGAAGTAATGCCCGATGCTGTTCTGGTTGAAAATCCCTTCGGAAATAACAGCTTGAAGAAAACGCTGGCGGTGATAAAGCATGCCGAATGGGCGATGAAAGTCATACTTCCCGATCTTGGGCCTGACTTTTCCATTAACGGCCTTAATTCCGGAAATGAAGTTTCAAAAAATGCTTCTGAAAGCGGATTCTCTATAAAACCGGGTACTTATATACTTGTCAAAAATGGCAAAAAAAGCAGGTCTTCCTACAAAGGCTGGAGCGAAAGAGATTTCACTGCTTTTGTAGCCCCTAAAACTACGGTAGAAAGGACTTACCTGGTCCATGAAGCTGTTCCTACGCTTACTGAGGGTGAAAAACATGAAATTTCAGCCGAAATTGTCTCAAATAAACCTGTAGAAAAGGTTGAAGCCTGGTTTAGGAACGGAAATACTTATGAAAGTGTGCAATTTCAGCAAAAAGAGGCATATAATTTTGCTGCCGCAGTTCCCGAAAAGTTGCTCAAAAAGGGCTTTTTAGAATACCGTATTATAGTAAGCACTTCCGAAGGAACCAATACTTTTCCGGGAGGACAAAAAGGGAATCCGGGCGAATGGGATTTTGATCCTGATGCGCCTTACAGGATACGTATAGTCGAGCCTGAGGCGCCGGTTTATCTTTTCAATGCTTCGGAAGACAGCGGGAATGTCGTGGCGAGCTGGCTGCCAACCCTCAATACAGTGCCTGCTGCGCATCCCGGAGAAGCTGAATTTAGAGTGAATGTGGAAAAGCTTTTTGAAGTAGATCCTGAAAATACCGAAGCTGAACCAGTTTATGACTATTCTTTCCGGTACAATTTTAACAGGAAAGTTGCGGGTAGGGAAGAGGCTTTGGAGGATAAGACACGCTTGATCTTTAAAGAAAAAGCCCTCAATGATAAACCGGTGAAACTGCAGGTAGCCCTGGTTATGGATAGCGGCAGGTCTTTTGGAAAAGTTATAGAACTTCAGCCTGAAATTCAGGAATATGAAATCGCCCTTTCTGAACTTCAGCCCGTAAAAACAGTTACCCTGCCCAGGCCTTATCCTTCTTTTTTACCACTTTACATGGAACACAATATCCAGGAAGAATTTGACCTCAAAGATGCTGAAAGTCTGCAGTTCTCCATAGGCCCCGAGCTTTCTGAAACCGAACAACAGGAGCAGCATGGGGTGGGGATTGTGTCGGTGAGGCTGGAGTAG